In Tachysurus fulvidraco isolate hzauxx_2018 chromosome 9, HZAU_PFXX_2.0, whole genome shotgun sequence, the sequence ccacagacgatgccattaccacagccctccacttagccctcacccatctggacaataaggacacttatgtacgaatgctgttcatagactttagttcagcattcaatacaatcatccctcagcacctgattgggaagctgagcctgctgggactaaacacctccctctgcaactggatcctggacttcctgactgggagacctcagtcagtccggatcgggaacagcatctccagcaccaccacactgaacactggagctcctcaaggctgcgtgctcagtccactgctgttcactctgctgactcacgactgtgcagcaatgcacagatcgaatcatattattaagttcgccgatgacacgaccgtggtgggtctcatcaacaagaacgacgagtcagcatacagggaggaggtgcaacaactaactgcctggtgtagagccaacaacctttctctgaatgtggacaaaactaaagagatggttgtggacttcaggagagcacagagcgaccactctccgctgaacatcgacggatcatctgtagagatcgtcaagagcaccaaatttctgggtgttcatctagcggagaacctcacctggtcactcaacaccagcgccgtcaccaagaaagcccagcagcgtctctacttcctccgaaggctgagaaaggcacatctccctcccccaaccctgaccatgttctacagagggaccattgagagcatcctgagcagctgcatcactgtctggtttgggaactgtacgatctcggatcgcaaaaccctgcagcggatagtgaggacagcggagaagatcattggggtctctcttccctctatcatggacacttacaccacacgctgcgtccgcaaaggcaacagcattgtcgatgaccccacacacccctcacacacactcttcaccctcctgccgtctggaaaaaggtaccgaagcattcgggccctcacgaccagactgcgtaacagtttcttcccacaagccatcagacttctcaataaccgaactgtactatactgagcacaacatacacacacatcatctgtatggactgcacagacccccacaaaacacacacactgttttgcacacttttctgctgtttttgcacatattggacaatatctcagtcatctgctattttttgcacaactccatatataatccaaaggacctgctgctaagtacctgctgctgttcattcttttactgcacaaaatattgtttgaacattcagtatttacaccggtcggtcggcgctgtttctgttactgtcttttgtgtattgcattttttgtactttttgtattgtcttgtaacttaatgtctgcactgttttttgtcctgcactgtcttttgtcctgcactgtcttgcttgtcttgtcctgcactgtttgcaccaggttgcacagttgcactttatgtggctaaaactacttacatgtccttagccctgtctttgttttatgtagcaccttgatcctggagaaacgttgtctcatttcactgtgtactgcaacagctatatatggttgaaatgacaataaaaagcttcttgactcttgacttcttgacttaaGGCATGAAGCACTTATAGTGTTCCTGCTAAACCCTTTGCAGAACTGTCCTTGGTCCTGAAAACACGAGACCCGAATATCTCGATATTTTGGGAAAGATTATGCCTACAGTGAACAGACGTGGGAGTGTTACGTGATTACATAATGGCAATCTCTTCCCTTTCCTTTCCATAATAACACTCATGGTACTTTATTATCGGTGCTTTATTATCGATATATCATTATTTATGTATCACTTAAGCTGCGATACATAAATAATGATATATCGATAATAAAGCactaatgtaaaaaagaaacaaaaattatGTCTGAACTGTGATATAGTAAACAGGATCATCCAGCCTTTGAGCTCATCACGAACCCGCCTTTTTAACATTCACAGAGGCAGATAGCCTCTCCATGttcagtgagaaaaaaacacttcagcATAATATTCTTCCAAACCATTCCAGACTGGTTCTAGTGGCGTAATGCATTATTTCGGTTATGTTTTTGTAGCGGTGTTTTGGTGGAGAAATACCGCACTGGCTGGAAAATGAAGAGGCTGTGTGACATGAGTGAGGGTTTTCAATTAATCTTATTTAATATGATTAACCTGTTGAATCGTGAGTTAAAACAAATGCTTTTATAAAAAGAATATGCTGAATTTACATATGGCATAAATTTGTGATCTCGTTCAGATAACTGTAAGAATGTGAATAATTAGCCCATCGCTTATGtctgtctttcattttttaatgtatgtcatttttattagtATATAAAGATGTTACTCGTTCCCTTTGCATTACTTACTTCCCCACAAAATTCTCCAGCACAGAGCTTTTTCCTGCGCTCTGACCGCCAACCACAGCGATCTGGGGAAGGTCCAGGTTGGCATTTTGTCCGATCGCAGAAAACGCATCCTGCATTCGGTTAACCAGCGGAATCAAATCCTCCATCCCCCGGTTTCCCATTCTGACTGCTGGCTTTGCTTCTGCTTTACAGCGAACGGGAGAAACGGGACCGAATCGAAAAACCGCCGCTTTTTACCGGTTCCCTTTCAATGCCTGCGTCCAGACCTcaaaatctttaaatgtccaAATGTCCACAGTCTCGCTCtatctccccccctctccctcacacacacacacacacacacacacacacacacacacacacacacacacacacacacacacacacacacacacacacacacaccatgagctGATATGATGGTAAATCGGGGTTGCCAGATCGCTAAACAATCTACATACGCCATGAGCTGATAGGATGGTAAATCGGGGTTGCCAGATCGCTAAACAATCTACTATCACCAAACATTGGAAAAAACTGGAGTGAGGTGAGAAAATTGATCATTTACAATCGTTTAAAATGATCATTGACAGAAATTTGGCTAGTTTACTTACTGACATGTTTTGAGCAGTGAAAATAAATCAGTGGAGAGAATGCAGAGAAAACTGAtctcctattattattattattattattattattattattattattataattattactattattactattattattattattattattattattattattattgttgttgttgttgttgttgttatcagatatgaattaaatgattttatatattttatgattaCACTGTattgaatgaatgtaattaatatttgaGTAAATTCATATACACTTCGGTATATGAACATCAGCATCATCAGATAATAGTCGCGAAAacttgactgtgtgtgtgtgtttattccataaacattttaaaatgtgttttaatagCCTACAAACAGTATTGCTTCAGATCAACACAAACTGCAAATACGTACAAAAGTCCTGTTTGTATTAGTGTACAGACTCATTTCTACATTAAAACCGCCATCTAGTGGAGATCATGTAAAAcaattctgtaaatgtgtacagtgATCCCAATTATAGACCGACAGAACCCTTCTAATATGAAGTAGGTGTCTTAGAGCAAGTAAAACACTGAATGTGCAGGACAGCTACTCGAATAGTGTGTAGTATTTCATTGagaaatccatccatctatccattttctaTACTGCTTATTCTACCCAGAGTCACAGAGAACCTAGAGGATATCTCAGTGGATTTGGGGCACAAGGCGGGGACACTCTGGATAGGGTACCAACCCATTgcaggacacaatcacacagattCACATGCTTTGGACTGAGAAAGAAACCGGAGAACTCCCTAAAGAAAACCCCCAAAGCTcaaagagaacatgcaaactgtgCATGCAGAATGGAGGTGGGACTTTAATTCCAACCCTAGGAGGTGCAAGGTAAACATGCTTTAAGAAAAGCTTGCAAGAATAGCAAATTTCTTATTATTCAGGCTTTGTATATCTgctgaacataaaataaatatttctctttGCAAAGAGAATGTATTGCTTAGAAATAGGTGTAATAGTAGAATTAGAAGGagcctttatttttcacatataaaagtgaacacagtgaaaACATATCCCAGCTTCTTAGGAAGCAGAGAGGGTTATTGGCTATGATAAAGTCAACAGCGTCTCTTTGCAGTGAAGAACAGAAATTACACTGAAATAAACATAGAACCTTCAGCTCTTCCTCCGTGTCGCACGGGGGCGCACGTGCAGTTCAGTCTTTGCcctaaataaatgaagaaaacgtttgatttgtttacttttctgGTCGAGTTTGAGTAAGCTATCACAACTTATAGCTGGTAATTAAATTatcatattaaattaaaatcatatataaaatacattttgtgatTGGGTTCATTCTACAGTTAGTCCACAAAGCGATTTCGGATTAGATGACATTTGATGAGCTGTTAGCTGGTTTTAAGAGACGCGTTAGCATGCAGACTTCACCAGACCAGTCACTGAAATACGTGACGCTGTGAGGTAACGTCAGTCAAAAACTTTTTTATCCCTCTAGGTTTGTGCAGCCCGGGGAAGAATAGAGGGAAAGATGATCCGCACAAAGAACAAACAGCTGCAGCGTTTTCCAGCTGAGTCCCAAGCTGTGATCCCGTCTCTGTCCCCACCTTCTCATGTCCTGCACTCAGATCCTCTCCTGCACAAAGGAACACGGTATCAACAACTGCCTTTTCACTTCTTTACCTTACAGACACTCTGGAATTCATTCAGCAACAACAACTGCATAGAGTTAACTTTATCCTAGTCATAATTTAATTGCAGCTCAGAATTGTGGTATTCTCATTTTTACTCAAGTAAtactaaagaaaaaataagtaataTTGCTTTCTTAGTGGTTTACAAGTAATATACAAATTTTGGAACTGGTGTTATCTACATGTATAATGTCGAAGATGATTCATCACTAGAGAGTTCACAGTGAGGTGGTTGATGTttgatgatatttttatttgtgcttgaggctttttaaacttttaatacTGATTCACATAATTCCAAGCAGTGGACCTCCTGGAGATCATCCATTTTCCTCTGCACAGACTGTTAGACCTGCAAATTCACAGGGCCTCCTCGGTCCGTACCCCCTGCTGCAGCATGCAGTGACCATGCCACGACAACCTGGTATAAATGTTATCTTAAGTTTCTAGGGTGTTTAACGCATTTCTTCTGCTCATTGAGTAATTTCTTAACGTCTCTCATTCACTGGATTGTTGCAGAGATGTCACCATGTCATGGGAAACAGATTCACTCACCTTTTTTATCATCAGGAGGAGGCCGGTCTCTTCTCGGTGCCGCTCCGTTCCGTGTTCCCCTGAGGACCCCACGCATGGCTTTTTTACCTGAACATCTCCATGAGTCACAAGGAGCTTTTATAAATAAGgtggcatcttttttttttttttgtatgaataaGGTGACATCTCTACATTGCTAGAGTTATTTTCAAAACCTGATGTTTGTAGATTGAATGGAAAATATAAATTTGTCATTTTGGTATTTTTGGGGTGATTAGTACCAGTTTAAAGGATTACAttttctgtttcagaaaggCTGTCTGCACAATCTTCAGCGAAAGAGGCAAAACGAACAAAGAGAAAGATTCAAAGAGAAAAGTAATGGACAGATGAGCAAATACACAACAGAAGTAAAAACTTCAAAGGAGGGTGAGATTATTTGTCTGAACAAAAGTGCCAGCCAAAAGGGCTTTCAGACACGATTGTATATGATGGTATTGAAACGTGTTAATTTAGTCTTGTGTTGCAGGAAAGAAACTAAAATCATCCGTCGAAACTCAGGACTCATCCTCTGAACAGAAGGATCATGGGTacctattaataaataaagaacactaGATTGAGAATTTAAATATGGTTGGATGCTGTTAAGTTCTTCATTAAGCTTAACTTGCACATACTGAattacacagagctgctgaGATGGTGGAAGAGTCTGAAGATATAGGTTCAGAGCAGAAATCAGCAGATTCATCAACGATGCAAGAGCAGGAAGGTTAGTTGGTATAATGTTAAATCCTGATTGGTGTATGGTAATGGGCATCTTTTACACAAGTGTCACACCTGATAATCTTTGCACATCATTTAAACCCCCTAACACCTCTATATTCATTCTGTTGTCCAGTCATTTTAGAAACTGCAGGTCTATTTTAACAATAATCTATAGAGTTTGAAcagaatggtaaaaaaaaaaaaaccagctgTTCCTCCAGGATTTTTTGCTTTTAGGATTtaacacaaaatcaagcaaacacTGCAATGTTCAGAGAAGCTCACAATTTTTCATAAATAACCACAAATTGTCAATAGATTTGGGCCAAGTAGCATCACGTTTCTTCACTGGTAGTAGTttacaattcagttcaatttatttgtttaaaaattgaCATTGACagaaaacagctttacagaattaaattaatttactatttatctcCCAACATCTATCCCTAAAAGAAGAATCCTTTGCAATTTCACCAGTTCAAGTTGttttctgccaaaaaaaaaaaaatctgcactgCAAAATCAAGCAATGTAACAACAGCAAAAGTGTGAAAGTTTAATGAGATATATGAATGAGAAGATTTACAAGCCTTGAACTAAAATAATCTAATTCAAAGCTAGAGTATTAGCACCATATCACTGCATGTATAGTCCTAGATATAATGATCACATTAATTACTGCAGATGTGATTGATTTAGCAATATGACTTAATATCAGTATAATAATATGattccattattattatgtagCTTCTAAAATAGCACACCTATTTATTTGGTTGGTtgattattaattttgtttgtgATATAATTAATTACCTAATTATTTAGTATAATAATTCATTAGGTGTTCATAACTTTTccataaatatttcacttctcAAAAAAGTAAGATATCAGATTCTGTGTCAGATTAGGGCTCTTCTTACATTCCATGTTTTTAGTTTTGCATTGCATTTAGTTTCTGATGATTTTaaatttgtctctttttttttgttctgccaTAAACTGAGTGCATGCTTATGCAGAGGAGGAATGCCCTGAAGCTGACAAGGAAATGGAGCAGAGCAGGACAGCAGAGGTATAACCGTGATCAACCCTAATTATTCTTGTCTGCACCACCTTCATATTTTCATTAGCCTCCACAACATagaatgttgttttttaataccaGCAGTAAATATAGACCTCTCAAGTTCCTGGCATGTGATATCATTAGCATAGTTCTGCATGGCTGTGATTTTGAATGGTGTATTGGTTTACAGGTGCTGGGTGTAGGCACATCTCTTAAAGTGACCATTCAGCACAGCAGTGAGAGTCGAGCCTTCAGCACTAGGTCAGAGGAGGCAGCAGGCGCTGCAGGCCTGGCCTTGGAGAAAGACATGAGCATGACTGACAAATACTGCTGCTATATCTGCAATGTCACATCTCCTGACCAGCATGTAAGGTTATATCCTGTTAAAAATTTTAAAGCAGTTTTCCTAAACACCCTGCATGTATTAGCATTACATTTTAGTTGCCACTTACAGTGTCAATTGTGAATTATTTAACCATTTAgaaattcctatatttctgcataaatatggcccaaaacatcatcagattttcaaaGAAGTCTTAAAGGTAAACAACATgaccaaaatgaaaaaaataagccAACAACATtatacttcatttatttattgagaaaaatgtttcagcattacatatctgtgaattgcaaaagtatgtgaacatttgttttcagtatctgttgtgaGCCTTTATGCAGCAATTACTAAGTAAAGTTTCCAGTAACTTTTGATCAGTCCTGCACAACATCTTAGGAGAATTGTGTTCCATTCCACTGGGATTTTGGTCCTCATATGAACTGCTTGTTTCACGTCCTTCCACAATTTCACTTTGGATTAatgtcaggactttgactttAATCATTATTTGGTAGACAGTTTTGGGTGCTTGTGATCAATGTCTAGGTGTATGACCCATTCTTTCTTGAGATTCAGTTTATGTACAGATATCTTTGACTGATCATTGACTGAAATCAGGTGGACTCTAATTTTAGCTTGAAAGTAAATACTAAATCCTAgatgttcacatacttttgcctcaCACAGAGATATAATATCggaacattttcctgaataacAAAATTACtaagtatatttgtatatactaAGTAAAATTACTAAGTATATTTGTCTGATCTGTTTGATTGGGTTCACTTTGTCGGCTTTTGGACTTctgtgaaaatctgatgttgTTTTGGGTcgtatttatgcagaaatatagaaatttctaaAGGTTTCACAACCTTTGAAGTGACACTGTATGTATAACACAGCTATTTTGCATTCTGATACATTGTAATGCTGGTTTGTTGCAGGACTTTCAGACTCACATGATCAGCTTGGGTCACCAGCAAAAGATGAGGGAGATTCAGCATTTGAGCAACACCTGCCTGGCAACACTGCTACCCAAAATGCACCAATCACTGCAGGGCAAATACAGGCAAGGATTGGGCATAGATCTGTTCAGGTTTATCACTTCAGCAGGCCAGACTGCAATGGGGTCAGAGAATGTAACCACATTTCTACACTATAACCCTTAATTGTTTCTAACTATGGTTagatacacacactggccactttattaggtacacctgtcCAACTGCTCGTTAACGCAaatttctaatcagccaatcacatggcagcaacTCAATATATTTAGGCATGTAGACATGGTCAAGACGATCTGCTGCAGTTCAAACCGATCGTCAGAATGGGGAAGAAAGGTGATTTAAGTGACTTTGAAAGTTTCATGGTTGGTGGTGCCATACGggctggtctgagtatttcagaaactgctgatctactgGGATTTTCACGAACAACCATCTCTAGGGTTTACAGAGAATGGTCCgtaaaagagaaaatatccaGCGGCAGTTCTGTGGGCgcaaatgccttgttgatgccagaggtcagaggagaatggccagacttgTTCGACCTGATAGAAAGgcaacagtaactcaaataaccagcagcagaagaccacatcggGCGCCACTCCTGACAGCTAAGAACAGGAAACTGAGGCCACAATTCGCACAGGCTAACCAAAATTGGACAATAGTAGAT encodes:
- the ciz1b gene encoding cdkn1a interacting zinc finger protein 1b isoform X5, with amino-acid sequence MIRTKNKQLQRFPAESQAVIPSLSPPSHVLHSDPLLHKGTRSGPPGDHPFSSAQTVRPANSQGLLGPYPLLQHAVTMPRQPEMSPCHGKQIHSPFLSSGGGRSLLGAAPFRVPLRTPRMAFLPEHLHESQGAFINKKGCLHNLQRKRQNEQRERFKEKSNGQMSKYTTEVKTSKEGKKLKSSVETQDSSSEQKDHGAAEMVEESEDIGSEQKSADSSTMQEQEVHAYAEEECPEADKEMEQSRTAEVLGVGTSLKVTIQHSSESRAFSTRSEEAAGAAGLALEKDMSMTDKYCCYICNVTSPDQHDFQTHMISLGHQQKMREIQHLSNTCLATLLPKMHQSLQGKYRQGLGIDLFRFITSAGQTAMGNLQRWCTICQCHFTGDLIKHRRTKKHKMAKVSSRPVCTVCERHFRTPRKFVEHMKSSEHKQQVEELKEDGGPEVMGELITLDAIGCFEDEDEYEEDGEEEEETVSEQVNAAEITDDKEYDPDTQYGTSFVIPVAGFLCKLCHKFYHFESRARETHCKSLTHYQNLQKYKVMLNLPQEDDETPDSFLVNIENVENSSGCTAETKLLNLPRNTQCPSPGRLPVLRGFTAQLATTRALRK
- the ciz1b gene encoding cdkn1a interacting zinc finger protein 1b isoform X6, with the protein product MIRTKNKQLQRFPAESQAVIPSLSPPSHVLHSDPLLHKGTRSGPPGDHPFSSAQTVRPANSQGLLGPYPLLQHAVTMPRQPEMSPCHGKQIHSPFLSSGGGRSLLGAAPFRVPLRTPRMAFLPEHLHESQGAFINKKGCLHNLQRKRQNEQRERFKEKSNGQMSKYTTEVKTSKEGKKLKSSVETQDSSSEQKDHGAAEMVEESEDIGSEQKSADSSTMQEQEVHAYAEEECPEADKEMEQSRTAEVLGVGTSLKVTIQHSSESRAFSTRSEEAAGAAGLALEKDMSMTDKYCCYICNVTSPDQHDFQTHMISLGHQQKMREIQHLSNTCLATLLPKMHQSLQGKYRQGLGIDLFRFITSAGQTAMGNLQRWCTICQCHFTGDLIKHRRTKKHKMAKVSSRPVCTVCERHFRTPRKFVEHMKSSEHKQQVEELKEDGGPEVMGELITLDAIGCFEDEDEYEEDGEEEEETVSEQVNAAEITDDKEYDPDTQYGTSFVIPVAGFLCKLCHKFYHFESRARETHCKSLTHYQNLQKYKVMLNLPQEDDETPDSFLVNIENVENSSGCTAETKKYPVSITRKASSIKGFHRATGNHASAEEVR
- the ciz1b gene encoding cdkn1a interacting zinc finger protein 1b isoform X4 gives rise to the protein MIRTKNKQLQRFPAESQAVIPSLSPPSHVLHSDPLLHKGTRSGPPGDHPFSSAQTVRPANSQGLLGPYPLLQHAVTMPRQPEMSPCHGKQIHSPFLSSGGGRSLLGAAPFRVPLRTPRMAFLPEHLHESQGAFINKKGCLHNLQRKRQNEQRERFKEKSNGQMSKYTTEVKTSKEGKKLKSSVETQDSSSEQKDHGAAEMVEESEDIGSEQKSADSSTMQEQEEEECPEADKEMEQSRTAEVLGVGTSLKVTIQHSSESRAFSTRSEEAAGAAGLALEKDMSMTDKYCCYICNVTSPDQHDFQTHMISLGHQQKMREIQHLSNTCLATLLPKMHQSLQGKYRNLQRWCTICQCHFTGDLIKHRRTKKHKMAKVSSRPVCTVCERHFRTPRKFVEHMKSSEHKQQVEELKEDGGPEVMGELITLDAIGCFEDEDEYEEDGEEEEETVSEQVNAAEITDDKEYDPDTQYGTSFVIPVAGFLCKLCHKFYHFESRARETHCKSLTHYQNLQKYKVMLNLPQEDDETPDSFLVNIENVENSSGCTAETKFNVCLSCSSEGWMTLLSGTMINPEPHVCEGGQTDNTVIVHTKYPVSITRKASSIKGFHRATGNHASAEEVR
- the ciz1b gene encoding cdkn1a interacting zinc finger protein 1b isoform X7; the encoded protein is MIRTKNKQLQRFPAESQAVIPSLSPPSHVLHSDPLLHKGTRSGPPGDHPFSSAQTVRPANSQGLLGPYPLLQHAVTMPRQPEMSPCHGKQIHSPFLSSGGGRSLLGAAPFRVPLRTPRMAFLPEHLHESQGAFINKKGCLHNLQRKRQNEQRERFKEKSNGQMSKYTTEVKTSKEGKKLKSSVETQDSSSEQKDHGAAEMVEESEDIGSEQKSADSSTMQEQEVHAYAEEECPEADKEMEQSRTAEVLGVGTSLKVTIQHSSESRAFSTRSEEAAGAAGLALEKDMSMTDKYCCYICNVTSPDQHDFQTHMISLGHQQKMREIQHLSNTCLATLLPKMHQSLQGKYRQGLGIDLFRFITSAGQTAMGNLQRWCTICQCHFTGDLIKHRRTKKHKMAKVSSRPVCTVCERHFRTPRKFVEHMKSSEHKQQVEELKEDGGPEVMGELITLDAIGCFEDEDEYEEDGEEEEETVSEQVNAAEITDDKEYDPDTQYGTSFVIPVAGFLCKLCHKFYHFESRARETHCKSLTHYQNLQKYKVMLNLPQEDDETPDSFLVNIENVENSSGCTAETKRDG
- the ciz1b gene encoding cdkn1a interacting zinc finger protein 1b isoform X2, which codes for MIRTKNKQLQRFPAESQAVIPSLSPPSHVLHSDPLLHKGTRSGPPGDHPFSSAQTVRPANSQGLLGPYPLLQHAVTMPRQPEMSPCHGKQIHSPFLSSGGGRSLLGAAPFRVPLRTPRMAFLPEHLHESQGAFINKKGCLHNLQRKRQNEQRERFKEKSNGQMSKYTTEVKTSKEGKKLKSSVETQDSSSEQKDHGAAEMVEESEDIGSEQKSADSSTMQEQEVHAYAEEECPEADKEMEQSRTAEVLGVGTSLKVTIQHSSESRAFSTRSEEAAGAAGLALEKDMSMTDKYCCYICNVTSPDQHDFQTHMISLGHQQKMREIQHLSNTCLATLLPKMHQSLQGKYRQGLGIDLFRFITSAGQTAMGNLQRWCTICQCHFTGDLIKHRRTKKHKMAKVSSRPVCTVCERHFRTPRKFVEHMKSSEHKQQVEELKEDGGPEVMGELITLDAIGCFEDEDEYEEDGEEEEETVSEQVNAAEITDDKEYDPDTQYGTSFVIPVAGFLCKLCHKFYHFESRARETHCKSLTHYQNLQKYKVMLNLPQEDDETPDSFLVNIENVENSSGCTAETKFNVCLSCSSEGWMTLLSGTMINPEPHVCEGGQTDNTVIVHTGCLKTTWMSQSSTENMFCG
- the ciz1b gene encoding cdkn1a interacting zinc finger protein 1b isoform X1 produces the protein MIRTKNKQLQRFPAESQAVIPSLSPPSHVLHSDPLLHKGTRSGPPGDHPFSSAQTVRPANSQGLLGPYPLLQHAVTMPRQPEMSPCHGKQIHSPFLSSGGGRSLLGAAPFRVPLRTPRMAFLPEHLHESQGAFINKKGCLHNLQRKRQNEQRERFKEKSNGQMSKYTTEVKTSKEGKKLKSSVETQDSSSEQKDHGAAEMVEESEDIGSEQKSADSSTMQEQEEEECPEADKEMEQSRTAEVLGVGTSLKVTIQHSSESRAFSTRSEEAAGAAGLALEKDMSMTDKYCCYICNVTSPDQHDFQTHMISLGHQQKMREIQHLSNTCLATLLPKMHQSLQGKYRQGLGIDLFRFITSAGQTAMGNLQRWCTICQCHFTGDLIKHRRTKKHKMAKVSSRPVCTVCERHFRTPRKFVEHMKSSEHKQQVEELKEDGGPEVMGELITLDAIGCFEDEDEYEEDGEEEEETVSEQVNAAEITDDKEYDPDTQYGTSFVIPVAGFLCKLCHKFYHFESRARETHCKSLTHYQNLQKYKVMLNLPQEDDETPDSFLVNIENVENSSGCTAETKFNVCLSCSSEGWMTLLSGTMINPEPHVCEGGQTDNTVIVHTKYPVSITRKASSIKGFHRATGNHASAEEVR
- the ciz1b gene encoding cdkn1a interacting zinc finger protein 1b isoform X3, whose protein sequence is MIRTKNKQLQRFPAESQAVIPSLSPPSHVLHSDPLLHKGTRGPPGDHPFSSAQTVRPANSQGLLGPYPLLQHAVTMPRQPGGGRSLLGAAPFRVPLRTPRMAFLPEHLHESQGAFINKKGCLHNLQRKRQNEQRERFKEKSNGQMSKYTTEVKTSKEGKKLKSSVETQDSSSEQKDHGAAEMVEESEDIGSEQKSADSSTMQEQEVHAYAEEECPEADKEMEQSRTAEVLGVGTSLKVTIQHSSESRAFSTRSEEAAGAAGLALEKDMSMTDKYCCYICNVTSPDQHDFQTHMISLGHQQKMREIQHLSNTCLATLLPKMHQSLQGKYRQGLGIDLFRFITSAGQTAMGNLQRWCTICQCHFTGDLIKHRRTKKHKMAKVSSRPVCTVCERHFRTPRKFVEHMKSSEHKQQVEELKEDGGPEVMGELITLDAIGCFEDEDEYEEDGEEEEETVSEQVNAAEITDDKEYDPDTQYGTSFVIPVAGFLCKLCHKFYHFESRARETHCKSLTHYQNLQKYKVMLNLPQEDDETPDSFLVNIENVENSSGCTAETKFNVCLSCSSEGWMTLLSGTMINPEPHVCEGGQTDNTVIVHTKYPVSITRKASSIKGFHRATGNHASAEEVR